In Aciduliprofundum sp. MAR08-339, a single window of DNA contains:
- a CDS encoding FlaD/FlaE family flagellar protein — translation MAVFGKKKKKEKKAKNTKKAKKTEEAEVPEVPELPEVTINEGELENVLGNVLQGSNLDEITTKLDDIARKMDEFQAKLERHDSIIGSLENEISEIRKVNEEVQDNIKRLLDIYEVVSQRINPFIDMSEKREMPITPDAVIPPEEPSAVPPPVFEEFPKSMPKEEIPSEPIIHEEERREPRHPETKEKAMRTEEGPILKHIKKDYYTIVLLMRWIEFLFERVKRDRITLLLDYYVDIGWISKEVKSEIMAYARGEVQDVTKYFPEEELEAEIETPAGTIRAPKPRIYKKVEDWRLSAEDHLKSLLFIMKIAGVEVNKDRLNSLEQEIEKFKKSLWEYHGV, via the coding sequence ATGGCAGTGTTTGGAAAAAAGAAGAAAAAGGAGAAAAAGGCAAAGAACACCAAGAAGGCGAAGAAGACAGAGGAGGCAGAGGTTCCAGAGGTTCCGGAGTTACCGGAGGTAACCATAAATGAGGGAGAGCTGGAGAATGTGCTTGGAAATGTGCTTCAGGGATCCAATCTGGATGAGATAACCACCAAACTTGACGACATCGCTCGAAAGATGGACGAGTTCCAGGCTAAATTGGAGCGCCACGATTCAATAATCGGCTCTCTGGAGAATGAAATCAGTGAGATAAGAAAGGTGAACGAAGAGGTTCAGGATAACATCAAGCGCCTACTTGACATATACGAGGTTGTGTCCCAGAGAATCAATCCCTTCATAGACATGAGCGAGAAAAGGGAGATGCCAATAACACCCGATGCGGTGATACCCCCAGAGGAGCCCAGTGCTGTTCCACCGCCGGTGTTTGAGGAGTTCCCAAAGTCCATGCCAAAGGAAGAGATCCCAAGCGAGCCTATAATCCACGAAGAGGAACGTAGAGAACCCAGACATCCTGAGACAAAAGAAAAAGCAATGAGGACTGAAGAAGGGCCAATACTAAAGCACATAAAGAAGGATTACTACACCATCGTACTGCTCATGCGCTGGATAGAGTTCCTATTTGAACGTGTGAAGAGGGACAGAATCACACTGTTGCTGGACTACTACGTTGATATTGGCTGGATCAGCAAGGAAGTGAAATCTGAAATAATGGCATACGCAAGGGGTGAGGTGCAGGATGTCACCAAGTACTTCCCCGAAGAGGAACTCGAGGCGGAGATAGAGACTCCTGCAGGAACCATAAGGGCTCCCAAGCCCAGAATATATAAGAAAGTGGAAGATTGGAGATTGAGCGCAGAGGATCATCTGAAATCGCTGCTCTTCATAATGAAGATTGCAGGTGTAGAGGTGAACAAGGATCGGCTGAATTCCCTGGAACAGGAGATTGAAAAGTTCAAGAAATCCCTGTGGGAGTACCACGGGGTTTAA
- a CDS encoding archaellin/type IV pilin N-terminal domain-containing protein, producing MKKVWNKKEKGEMGIGTLIIFIAMIIVAAVAATVLIQTAYQLQQQAEETGNIAIQDVATGFKIIHMGGQVNLNSNPPKLSTIEIKVGLLAGSPAIDMKNVLIEITDGSTDVTLNYTARDVLVANATYAATEFTAKVLRDMPPTNWATQHVMTQGDIVKIIINATAVGLNLTPQSQVTLQIIPKHGVPTYAAFMVPATLTTKYVDLY from the coding sequence ATGAAGAAGGTATGGAATAAGAAAGAAAAAGGAGAAATGGGCATCGGCACCCTGATAATCTTCATAGCGATGATTATCGTGGCTGCCGTTGCCGCAACCGTACTCATACAGACAGCGTACCAGCTGCAGCAGCAGGCAGAGGAGACGGGCAACATAGCCATTCAGGATGTTGCCACAGGATTCAAGATAATACACATGGGCGGACAGGTTAATCTGAACTCAAACCCACCAAAGCTGAGTACTATTGAGATAAAGGTAGGCCTACTGGCAGGTAGTCCAGCGATAGACATGAAGAACGTGCTGATTGAAATAACCGATGGAAGCACGGATGTGACCTTGAATTACACGGCAAGAGATGTTCTTGTTGCCAATGCTACCTATGCTGCAACAGAATTCACAGCCAAAGTTCTCAGGGATATGCCTCCAACAAACTGGGCAACCCAGCACGTGATGACCCAGGGTGACATAGTGAAGATAATAATCAATGCCACGGCAGTTGGATTGAATTTGACCCCGCAGTCGCAGGTTACCCTGCAAATAATACCCAAGCATGGTGTGCCCACGTATGCCGCATTCATGGTTCCTGCAACACTGACCACAAAGTACGTTGACCTCTACTGA
- a CDS encoding winged helix-turn-helix domain-containing protein, with amino-acid sequence MKRKRSKSRVVFDVLSIISEEEHCTVSVILRRANVSYSTFKEIEENLLKKDLISIKTNGNGKNIYSITKNGRDFLKEWRKFKRLMEMYGFEP; translated from the coding sequence ATGAAAAGGAAGAGATCTAAGAGCAGGGTCGTATTCGACGTTCTCTCAATAATATCTGAGGAGGAACACTGCACAGTCTCGGTAATTCTCAGAAGGGCCAACGTTTCTTATTCCACATTCAAGGAGATAGAGGAGAATCTACTCAAGAAAGATTTGATATCCATAAAAACAAATGGAAATGGGAAAAACATATACAGCATCACGAAGAACGGGAGAGATTTTCTCAAGGAATGGCGCAAATTCAAGAGGCTTATGGAAATGTACGGCTTTGAACCCTAA